From the genome of Nicotiana sylvestris chromosome 2, ASM39365v2, whole genome shotgun sequence, one region includes:
- the LOC104210613 gene encoding GDSL esterase/lipase At1g29670-like translates to MASEMKIWFVLLTVLLVFINLSPLLVKGEQQVPCLFIMGDSLFDNGNNNNLFTTAKANYPPYGIDFPDGPTGRFTNGKNTADFIADLLGFDKYIEPFATVKGVEMFRGVNYASGAAGIRDESGIHLGDRISLNRQLRNHKETISHMSTLLENNKTLTKEYLSKCIYIVGMGNNDYINNYLMPQFYPSSLLYKPEKYATILAQQYEKQLKTLYSYGARKVAVFGLGSIGCIPAELDLYGTKDSPCVDSINSAVLKFVDKLKPMIDDFNSNLPNANFIYINVTSIAIGDPAAIGITNLADPCCEISSFIAKGQCSYGGSACNDRASHYFWDGFHPTEAPNKATAERAYTALLPTDAYPFDISHLALL, encoded by the exons ATGGCAAGTGAGATGAAGATATGGTTTGTGTTGTTGACTGTATTGTTGGTCTTCATAAACTTAAGTCCATTGTTGGTAAAGGGAGAACAACAGGTGCCTTGTTTGTTTATTATGGGAGACTCTTTATTTGATAATGGAAATAACAATAATCTCTTTACTACAGCAAAGGCTAATTATCCACCTTATGGAATTGATTTTCCTGATGGTCCTACTGGTAGATTCACCAATGGCAAGAATACGGCAGATTTCATTG CGGATTTATTGGGTTTTGATAAGTATATTGAGCCATTTGCAACAGTGAAAGGTGTGGAGATGTTTAGAGGGGTGAACTATGCATCTGGTGCTGCTGGAATTCGTGATGAGTCGGGAATACATTTG GGAGATAGAATCAGCTTGAATAGGCAATTGAGAAATCACAAAGAGACAATTTCCCACATGTCTACTTTGCTTGAAAATAATAAGACTTTAACCAAAGAGTATCTAAGCAAATGTATATACATTGTTGGAATGGGTAACAACGATTACATCAACAACTACTTGATGCCTCAGTTCTATCCATCAAGCCTTTTGTACAAACCAGAGAAGTATGCTACAATCCTAGCTCAGCAATACGAAAAACAATTAAAG ACTTTGTACAGTTACGGAGCAAGAAAAGTTGCTGTGTTCGGGCTAGGTAGCATAGGTTGTATTCCAGCAGAGTTGGATTTGTATGGGACAAAGGACTCACCATGTGTCGACTCTATAAATAGTGCAGTTCTAAAGTTTGTGGACAAGCTTAAACCAATGATAGACGATTTCAACAGTAATTTGCCCAACGCAAATTTCATCTACATTAATGTAACAAGCATTGCAATTGGAGATCCTGCAGCTATCG GTATAACAAATTTGGCTGACCCATGCTGTGAAATTTCGAGCTTCATAGCTAAGGGGCAGTGTAGTTATGGAGGAAGTGCATGCAATGATAGAGCATCACactatttttgggatggttttcACCCAACAGAAGCTCCCAATAAGGCCACTGCTGAAAGAGCTTACACTGCTCTTCTACCCACTGATGCCTATCCCTTTGATATTAGCCACTTGGCTCTGCTCTAA
- the LOC104210612 gene encoding small ribosomal subunit protein eS30z/eS30y/eS30x-like, whose protein sequence is MGKVHGSLARAGKVRWQTPKVAKQDKKKKPLGRAHKMMQYNRRFVTTDVGFGKKRGPNSSEK, encoded by the coding sequence ATGGGGAAAGTTCACGGATCACTTGCTCGTGCTGGTAAAGTGAGGTGGCAAACTCCAAAAGTTGCCAAACAGGACAAGAAGAAGAAGCCTCTTGGCCGTGCTCACAAGATGATGCAATACAACCGCAGATTCGTCACAACAGATGTTGGTTTCGGGAAGAAGAGGGGGCCGAACTCATCTGAGAAGTAA